Proteins from a single region of Caloramator sp. E03:
- the trpA gene encoding tryptophan synthase subunit alpha: MANRIDAKFKLLIQNGEKVMIPFIMAGDPDINMTIDLVLAMEEAGADIIELGIPYSDPLADGVIIQESSSRALKKGAKISIIMKAVEEIRKKSNIPLIYLVYYNSIFKYGIDKFIKESSQVGVDGIIIPDLPIEERGDILKISDKYGVYLIPLVAPTSKERIKKIVENGKGFVYCVSTKGVTGIRDDIDTNVEEYMKMISQYTKLPKALGFGISSAEMAKKYKLYCEGIIVGSAIVKRIIDSTNKEETIKNVKYIVSQIKNVLK; encoded by the coding sequence ATGGCAAATAGAATTGATGCAAAATTTAAATTATTAATTCAAAATGGTGAAAAGGTAATGATTCCATTTATAATGGCTGGAGATCCAGATATAAATATGACAATTGATTTGGTTTTAGCAATGGAAGAGGCAGGGGCTGATATCATAGAATTAGGTATACCCTATTCTGATCCTTTAGCTGATGGAGTTATTATACAAGAATCCTCATCAAGAGCTTTAAAAAAAGGTGCAAAGATTAGCATTATAATGAAAGCTGTTGAAGAGATAAGAAAAAAGAGCAATATACCTTTGATTTATTTAGTATATTATAATTCTATATTTAAATATGGAATTGATAAATTTATTAAGGAAAGTAGCCAAGTCGGTGTTGATGGAATTATTATTCCGGATTTACCGATTGAAGAGAGAGGTGATATATTGAAAATTTCAGATAAATATGGTGTATATTTAATTCCACTTGTTGCCCCAACCTCTAAAGAAAGAATAAAAAAGATAGTAGAGAATGGAAAAGGTTTCGTGTATTGTGTATCAACGAAAGGTGTTACAGGGATTAGGGATGATATTGATACAAACGTTGAAGAATATATGAAAATGATATCTCAATATACTAAATTACCAAAAGCCCTTGGATTTGGAATATCAAGTGCAGAAATGGCAAAAAAATATAAATTATACTGTGAAGGAATAATTGTAGGTAGTGCAATAGTAAAAAGAATAATAGATTCTACTAATAAAGAAGAAACAATAAAAAATGTAAAGTATATAGTATCACAAATAAAGAATGTTTTAAAATAA
- the trpB gene encoding tryptophan synthase subunit beta produces the protein MNGRFGKFGGQYVPETIMNALIELENEFYKAKNDKDFMDEYNYYLKEYSGRETPLYFAENLTKRLGGAKIYLKREDLNHTGSHKINNVLGQVLLAKRMGKNRIIAETGAGQHGVATATVAAMLGMECEIFMGEEDIKRQALNVFKMKILGAKVTAVSSGTGTLKDAVNEAMRDWVKNVENTFYVIGSVVGPHPYPTIVRDFQRIIGDETRKQILEKEGKLPDYVVACVGGGSNSMGIFYPFINDIKVKLIGVEAAGLGIDTGKHAASISGGSVGVIHGMMTYVLQDEDGQILPAYSISAGLDYPGIGPEHAYLKEIGRAEYVSVTDKEALEAFHDLSHFEGIIPALESSHAVSYGEKLAKKLQKDDIIIVNLSGRGDKDIDTVISIMEENNNGK, from the coding sequence ATGAATGGAAGATTTGGTAAATTTGGAGGACAGTATGTTCCTGAAACAATAATGAATGCTTTAATTGAACTTGAGAATGAATTTTATAAAGCAAAAAATGATAAGGATTTTATGGATGAATATAATTACTATCTTAAAGAATATTCAGGAAGAGAAACGCCTTTATATTTTGCAGAAAATCTTACTAAAAGGCTAGGAGGTGCAAAAATATATCTTAAAAGAGAAGATTTAAATCATACAGGATCACATAAAATAAACAATGTATTGGGACAGGTCTTGCTTGCAAAAAGAATGGGGAAAAACAGGATTATTGCAGAAACAGGAGCTGGTCAGCATGGAGTTGCAACAGCAACTGTAGCTGCAATGTTAGGAATGGAATGTGAAATTTTTATGGGTGAAGAGGATATTAAAAGGCAGGCACTTAATGTTTTTAAAATGAAGATATTAGGTGCCAAAGTGACAGCTGTGTCTTCAGGCACAGGTACTCTTAAAGATGCTGTAAACGAAGCAATGAGAGATTGGGTTAAAAATGTAGAAAATACTTTTTATGTTATAGGATCTGTTGTTGGTCCACATCCTTATCCTACAATAGTTAGGGACTTTCAAAGGATAATTGGAGATGAAACAAGAAAACAGATTTTGGAAAAAGAGGGAAAACTTCCGGATTATGTTGTTGCATGTGTTGGAGGAGGAAGTAACTCTATGGGTATATTTTACCCTTTTATAAATGATATCAAAGTAAAACTTATTGGTGTTGAAGCTGCAGGTTTAGGAATTGATACTGGAAAGCATGCTGCAAGTATTTCAGGTGGATCAGTTGGTGTTATTCACGGTATGATGACATATGTTCTTCAAGACGAGGATGGGCAGATACTTCCAGCTTATTCAATTTCTGCAGGACTGGACTATCCTGGTATTGGTCCTGAACATGCATATTTGAAAGAAATAGGAAGGGCAGAGTATGTATCTGTAACAGATAAAGAAGCACTTGAAGCATTTCATGATTTATCACACTTTGAAGGAATAATACCTGCACTTGAGAGTTCCCATGCAGTTTCTTATGGAGAAAAACTTGCTAAAAAACTTCAAAAAGATGATATTATTATTGTTAATTTATCAGGTAGAGGGGATAAAGATATAGATACTGTAATTAGTATTATGGAGGAGAATAATAATGGCAAATAG
- a CDS encoding phosphoribosylanthranilate isomerase, which yields MVKIKICGLKRYEDIAYVNELMPDYTGFIFANSKRRVGIEEAKNLIEILDKKVQRVGVFVNEDIEKVKYIAEYLKLDIIQLHGSEDEIYIKKLKGFRTWKVLGIDIGENITDKLKYYQKQIEILNNLPIEAIVLDSKLKDIQGGLGKGFNLEVIDMLDIKKPIILAGGLNSDNITNAISKVRPFAVDVSSGVEENGVKDFNKMNEFIKKVRDFE from the coding sequence ATGGTAAAGATTAAAATTTGCGGATTAAAAAGATATGAAGATATAGCTTATGTAAATGAGCTTATGCCTGACTATACTGGCTTTATATTTGCAAATAGCAAAAGGCGTGTTGGAATTGAAGAGGCAAAAAATTTAATTGAAATTCTTGATAAAAAGGTACAAAGAGTTGGAGTTTTTGTAAATGAGGATATTGAAAAAGTAAAATATATTGCTGAATATTTAAAACTTGATATAATACAACTTCATGGAAGTGAAGATGAAATATATATTAAAAAATTAAAAGGCTTTAGAACATGGAAGGTATTGGGGATAGATATTGGGGAGAATATTACAGATAAGCTAAAATATTATCAAAAACAAATTGAAATATTAAATAATCTTCCTATTGAGGCAATTGTATTAGATAGTAAATTGAAAGATATACAAGGAGGACTTGGTAAGGGCTTTAACCTAGAAGTTATAGATATGCTTGATATAAAAAAGCCAATTATTTTAGCAGGTGGATTAAACTCTGATAATATAACAAATGCAATATCAAAAGTAAGACCTTTTGCAGTTGATGTTTCAAGTGGTGTGGAAGAAAATGGGGTAAAAGATTTTAATAAAATGAATGAATTTATTAAAAAGGTGAGGGATTTTGAATGA
- the trpC gene encoding indole-3-glycerol phosphate synthase TrpC produces the protein MILDDIIAYKKAQIEEEKKRISYESFSNCNNSLREFKKALKKDRITIIAEIKKASPSKGIIKKDFNPSEIAKIYEKIDVDAISVLTEKYFFKGSDEYILEVKNVSSKPVLRKDFIVDEYQIYQSKALGADAVLLIASVLKDKIKVFYTKAKEIGLDCIAEVHDERDLEFVLSAGCDIIGINNRNLKDFTVNLKTTERLIRYIPNNVLVISESGIKNTEDIEYLKSLGVDSVLIGETFMRKIENIAELEDLVLKVRKEESCSYGKD, from the coding sequence ATGATACTTGATGATATTATTGCCTATAAAAAAGCACAGATAGAAGAAGAGAAAAAAAGAATATCTTATGAAAGCTTTAGTAATTGTAATAATTCTTTGAGAGAATTTAAGAAGGCCTTAAAAAAAGATCGTATAACAATAATTGCAGAAATAAAGAAAGCATCACCATCAAAGGGTATAATTAAAAAGGATTTTAATCCTTCTGAAATTGCTAAGATTTATGAAAAAATAGATGTTGATGCAATATCAGTTTTAACAGAAAAATATTTTTTTAAAGGTTCTGATGAATATATATTAGAGGTTAAAAATGTAAGTTCAAAACCTGTATTAAGAAAAGACTTTATAGTTGATGAATATCAGATATATCAGTCAAAAGCATTAGGTGCAGATGCAGTTTTGCTTATAGCTTCTGTCCTTAAAGATAAAATAAAAGTATTTTATACTAAAGCTAAAGAAATAGGGCTGGATTGTATAGCTGAAGTTCATGATGAAAGGGATCTTGAATTTGTTTTATCGGCAGGATGCGACATTATAGGAATAAATAATCGAAATTTAAAAGATTTCACAGTTAATTTAAAAACTACCGAAAGGCTTATAAGGTATATACCAAATAATGTTTTAGTAATATCTGAAAGTGGTATAAAAAATACTGAGGATATTGAATATTTAAAATCACTTGGTGTGGACTCAGTACTGATTGGGGAAACGTTTATGAGGAAGATTGAAAATATAGCTGAATTAGAGGATTTGGTTTTAAAGGTAAGGAAAGAGGAGTCTTGTAGTTATGGTAAAGATTAA
- the trpD gene encoding anthranilate phosphoribosyltransferase, whose translation MFQEIIKKIVDKKNLTEDEAYNAMNEIMKGNVANSQIGAFLIGIRMKGETVDEVAGCARAMRDNAKKVKLKSEYVIDTCGTGGDGGKTFNISTAVAIIAAAAGIKVAKHGNKAVSSKSGSADVLMELGYNIDLDPDKAAECIDVSGMGFLFAQKYHTAMKNVAAARKEIGTSTIFNILGPLTNPAFVKGQVLGVYDKDLTNMLANVLLRLGCKKALVVSGNDGLDEITTTTFTFVSEVKNGEVIDYIINPEEFGIERSSINDIKGGSPNENAKIIIDILKGKKGFKRDIVVLNSAAALYVGNVCLSIKEGIRLAEEIIDSGKAYKKMNEIIEYSRGC comes from the coding sequence ATGTTTCAAGAAATAATTAAAAAGATTGTTGATAAGAAAAATTTAACTGAAGATGAAGCTTATAATGCAATGAACGAAATTATGAAAGGTAATGTAGCAAATTCTCAAATAGGAGCATTTTTAATTGGAATTAGAATGAAAGGGGAAACAGTTGACGAAGTAGCAGGATGTGCAAGAGCAATGAGGGATAATGCAAAGAAGGTAAAATTAAAATCAGAGTATGTAATTGATACTTGTGGGACAGGTGGAGATGGAGGGAAGACATTTAATATTTCAACAGCTGTTGCCATAATTGCGGCAGCAGCGGGGATTAAGGTTGCAAAGCATGGAAATAAAGCAGTTTCAAGTAAAAGTGGCAGTGCTGATGTATTAATGGAGCTCGGCTATAATATAGATTTAGATCCAGATAAGGCAGCAGAATGTATTGATGTGTCAGGTATGGGATTCTTATTTGCACAAAAATACCATACTGCAATGAAAAATGTTGCAGCAGCAAGAAAAGAAATTGGAACAAGCACTATATTTAACATACTGGGACCTCTTACAAATCCTGCATTTGTTAAAGGTCAAGTATTGGGCGTATATGATAAGGATTTGACAAATATGCTTGCAAATGTACTTTTAAGATTAGGATGCAAGAAGGCATTAGTTGTATCTGGGAATGATGGATTAGATGAGATTACTACAACAACATTTACTTTTGTAAGTGAAGTTAAAAATGGCGAGGTTATTGATTATATTATAAATCCTGAGGAATTTGGTATTGAAAGATCATCAATAAATGATATTAAAGGAGGAAGCCCAAATGAAAATGCAAAAATCATTATTGATATTTTAAAAGGTAAAAAAGGTTTTAAAAGAGATATTGTAGTTTTAAATAGTGCTGCTGCACTTTATGTTGGGAATGTTTGTTTAAGCATAAAGGAAGGAATACGTCTTGCAGAGGAGATTATAGATTCAGGGAAGGCATATAAAAAAATGAATGAAATCATTGAATATAGTAGGGGATGCTAA
- a CDS encoding anthranilate synthase component II, whose translation MLLIVDNYDSFTYNIYQYVGEFYDDILVLRNDEVDLKYISSMNLKGIILSPGPGRPEKAGICIDLIREYGGKIPILGICLGHQAIGCAYGGKVIRAHIIKHGKTSVILHDDDKIFKGIKNKIKVMRYHSLIVEENTLPNELKIIAKSIDDGAIMAVRHRYFDVYGLQFHPESILTEHGKDIIKNFLEGICYVSRNN comes from the coding sequence TTGTTATTAATAGTTGATAATTATGATTCATTTACTTATAACATTTATCAATATGTAGGTGAATTTTATGATGATATTTTAGTTTTAAGAAATGATGAAGTGGATTTGAAATATATATCTTCAATGAATCTAAAAGGAATAATTTTATCACCTGGGCCTGGAAGGCCTGAGAAGGCAGGGATATGTATAGATTTAATAAGAGAATATGGAGGTAAGATTCCTATATTAGGAATATGTCTTGGACATCAAGCTATTGGATGTGCTTATGGCGGAAAAGTTATTAGGGCCCATATAATTAAGCATGGTAAGACATCAGTTATTCTACACGATGATGACAAAATATTCAAAGGTATAAAAAATAAAATTAAAGTTATGAGATACCATTCATTAATTGTTGAAGAAAATACTCTTCCAAATGAACTTAAAATTATAGCAAAAAGTATTGATGATGGAGCAATAATGGCAGTTAGACATAGATATTTTGATGTATATGGACTTCAGTTCCATCCTGAATCTATATTAACTGAGCATGGAAAAGACATAATAAAAAATTTTTTGGAGGGGATATGCTATGTTTCAAGAAATAATTAA
- the trpE gene encoding anthranilate synthase component I has protein sequence MVNLSEIEFKKYKSMKKVFPVYLTINADEITPISIYYSIKGSNKFILESVFSEKEIGRYSFIGAQPYMSIKSYGEEILICRGAEEIKSKGKVLDCIKKYIESDYESLGLDIPFTGGAVGYIGYDVIRQYEKIPNKNKDEIDVPEAFLMFYKTFICYDHFRHKMILVYNVFEDDEADLKAIIEKLNEIKKTIKENIETHELKDTNKEKEFESNFTKEEYCRIVEKAKEYIKQGEIFQVVLSQRMKFICNSDPFDVYRRLRSKNPSPYLFYIDFRDFQIAGSSPERLVSLKGRKVVTNPIAGTRARGRDSQEDENLKVELLKDEKEKSEHVMLVDLARNDIGRISEFNSVTVERFMEVDYYSHVMHIVSTVSGELKKGLTCFDALSSCLPVGTVSGAPKIRAMEIIDELENVRRGIYAGAVGYFSFSGDMDTCIAIRTIIFKENSAYIQAGAGIVFDSNPESEYMETLNKAMAMKEVI, from the coding sequence GTGGTAAATTTATCAGAGATTGAATTTAAAAAATATAAAAGTATGAAAAAAGTATTTCCAGTATACTTAACGATTAATGCAGATGAAATAACTCCAATAAGTATTTACTACAGTATTAAAGGTTCGAACAAGTTTATTTTAGAAAGCGTTTTTTCAGAAAAAGAGATAGGAAGATATTCATTTATTGGTGCACAGCCTTATATGAGTATAAAAAGTTATGGAGAAGAAATTTTAATATGCCGTGGTGCAGAAGAAATAAAGTCAAAAGGAAAGGTTCTTGATTGTATAAAGAAATATATAGAAAGTGACTATGAATCTTTAGGCCTTGATATACCGTTTACAGGAGGAGCGGTAGGATATATTGGCTATGATGTAATAAGGCAATATGAGAAGATTCCTAATAAAAATAAAGATGAGATTGATGTACCAGAGGCATTTTTAATGTTTTATAAAACTTTTATATGCTATGATCATTTCCGCCACAAAATGATTTTAGTTTATAACGTATTTGAAGATGATGAAGCAGATTTAAAAGCAATAATAGAAAAACTTAACGAAATTAAAAAAACGATTAAAGAGAATATTGAAACACATGAATTGAAAGATACAAATAAAGAAAAAGAATTTGAGTCGAATTTTACAAAGGAAGAATATTGCAGAATTGTTGAAAAGGCAAAGGAGTATATAAAGCAGGGCGAAATATTTCAGGTAGTATTATCACAAAGGATGAAATTTATTTGCAATTCTGATCCTTTTGATGTTTATAGAAGGCTAAGATCAAAAAACCCTTCACCATATCTTTTTTATATAGATTTTAGGGATTTTCAGATAGCTGGTTCTTCTCCAGAGAGACTTGTTTCTTTAAAAGGGAGAAAGGTAGTTACTAATCCAATTGCTGGGACAAGGGCAAGAGGCAGAGATTCTCAAGAAGATGAAAATTTAAAAGTTGAACTTTTAAAAGATGAAAAGGAAAAATCTGAGCATGTAATGCTAGTTGATTTAGCAAGAAATGATATAGGTAGGATAAGTGAATTTAATAGCGTCACAGTAGAAAGATTTATGGAAGTTGATTATTATTCCCATGTCATGCATATAGTTTCAACTGTCTCAGGAGAGCTTAAGAAAGGTTTAACATGCTTTGATGCGTTAAGTTCTTGTTTGCCTGTTGGCACTGTATCAGGTGCTCCCAAAATAAGAGCAATGGAAATAATAGATGAACTTGAAAATGTTCGGAGAGGGATTTATGCAGGTGCTGTTGGTTATTTTTCCTTTAGTGGCGATATGGATACATGTATAGCAATCAGGACAATTATTTTTAAAGAAAACAGTGCATATATACAGGCAGGAGCAGGAATTGTATTTGATTCAAATCCAGAATCAGAGTATATGGAAACACTTAATAAAGCAATGGCAATGAAGGAGGTGATTTAA
- a CDS encoding sugar transferase, which produces MAGITLKEIENSLSKKRFQFAIKRFFDVIISLILLIVLSPLFLILAIWIKIDSEGEAIFRQTRIGLGGKPFTIYKFRTMVKNADKLFNKKVEKENLKNFVFQDKDDPRITRSGKFLRKTSLDELPQLINILKGDMSLIGPRPEIPDIVNLYSDYERIRLLVKPGVSGLAQVNGRGDLDVGQTIEYDVNYVMNFSLWLDFKIFLKTFKVVFMREGAY; this is translated from the coding sequence ATGGCAGGGATAACATTAAAGGAGATAGAAAATAGTTTAAGTAAAAAAAGATTTCAATTTGCTATTAAAAGATTTTTTGATGTAATAATTTCGTTAATACTTCTTATAGTATTAAGTCCACTTTTTCTTATTCTTGCTATTTGGATTAAAATTGATTCTGAAGGAGAAGCTATTTTTAGGCAAACAAGGATAGGATTAGGTGGCAAGCCATTCACAATATATAAATTTAGAACAATGGTAAAAAATGCAGATAAACTTTTTAACAAAAAGGTTGAAAAAGAAAACCTTAAGAATTTTGTATTTCAGGATAAAGATGATCCAAGAATAACAAGGTCAGGAAAGTTTTTAAGGAAAACAAGCCTTGATGAGTTGCCTCAACTTATAAATATATTAAAAGGAGATATGAGCCTTATAGGACCAAGACCAGAGATACCTGACATTGTAAACCTCTATAGTGACTATGAAAGAATAAGACTACTTGTAAAACCAGGAGTATCAGGACTTGCACAGGTTAATGGAAGAGGAGATTTAGATGTTGGACAGACAATAGAATACGATGTTAATTATGTAATGAATTTCTCCCTTTGGCTTGATTTTAAAATATTTTTAAAGACTTTTAAGGTTGTATTTATGCGTGAAGGAGCCTATTAG
- a CDS encoding acyltransferase: MKGLFRCILYLWVKVKIGVLRIKAKIFGDYIINRYIEHCSEREIKIALKLLGAQISETTNIRPGLVLDNTYFNYKNLKIEDNCFIGRKVFFDMADCITIKKEAVISEGVSILTHQDVGYRMLKRFYKRKVAPVVLEEGCWIGANATILCGVKIGKCSVVAAGSVVNKDVPEYTVVGGVPAKYIKDLK, from the coding sequence TTGAAAGGACTATTTAGATGTATATTATATTTATGGGTTAAGGTTAAAATTGGAGTACTAAGAATAAAGGCAAAAATTTTCGGTGATTATATAATAAACCGATACATTGAACATTGTTCAGAGAGAGAAATAAAAATTGCATTAAAACTTCTTGGTGCACAGATTTCAGAAACTACAAATATAAGACCAGGTCTTGTACTTGATAATACCTATTTTAACTATAAAAATCTTAAAATAGAAGATAATTGCTTTATTGGGCGAAAAGTATTTTTTGATATGGCAGATTGTATCACTATAAAGAAAGAAGCAGTAATTTCAGAAGGGGTTAGTATATTGACTCATCAAGATGTTGGATATAGGATGTTAAAAAGGTTTTATAAAAGAAAGGTTGCACCAGTTGTATTAGAAGAGGGATGCTGGATTGGTGCAAATGCTACAATACTTTGTGGTGTTAAAATTGGAAAATGTTCTGTTGTTGCAGCAGGCTCTGTTGTAAATAAGGATGTCCCAGAATATACTGTAGTTGGAGGAGTTCCAGCAAAATATATTAAAGACTTAAAATAA
- a CDS encoding nucleotide sugar dehydrogenase — MNNLIEKIDDRYKNVAVFGQGFVGLPLSLSFSFRGCNVYGVDVVKDLVDDINRGITYHTEGFEGKSIQQILKEELESKRYRATTDMELALKESNNIIVTVGIPIRNGEHDISELLNCCNVIGKNLKKGDLVVIRSTVIPGTTEEKILPVLEKESNLKAGEDFYLAYSSERIAEGHAFEEFAYMPTIVAGINKESAKRAKELLSIVCKAEVIIASNIKIVETAKVFENVQRDVNIAMVQEFARFTEALGIDIFEVINVANTHKRVKLLTPGPGVGGYCIPNAYHYLEPKAKELNISLDLLKLSRDKNANLPNIMVSMLEDKLLSIGKKIKDCKIGILGIAMKDYSNDDRISPPIEIINILKHKGASVFAYDPVVPTVYDFKVEKIDEALKNADAVMVLAKQKEFDTIDLDYLLESLNKGTILFDTKNLFVRYAEQLNNNGIYVMSI; from the coding sequence ATGAATAATTTAATTGAAAAAATAGACGATAGGTATAAGAATGTAGCAGTATTTGGACAAGGCTTTGTAGGGCTTCCACTATCACTTAGCTTTTCCTTTAGAGGATGTAATGTTTATGGAGTTGATGTTGTAAAAGACCTTGTTGATGACATAAATAGAGGTATTACATATCATACTGAAGGATTTGAAGGAAAATCAATACAGCAGATTTTAAAGGAAGAGCTTGAAAGTAAAAGATATAGAGCAACTACAGATATGGAGCTTGCCCTTAAAGAAAGTAATAATATAATTGTAACTGTAGGAATTCCTATAAGAAATGGAGAACATGACATATCAGAGCTTTTAAACTGTTGCAATGTAATTGGAAAAAATCTTAAAAAGGGAGATCTTGTTGTTATAAGAAGTACTGTAATTCCAGGAACTACTGAAGAAAAAATACTTCCAGTGCTTGAAAAGGAGTCAAATCTTAAGGCGGGAGAGGATTTTTATCTTGCATATTCTTCTGAAAGAATAGCTGAAGGGCATGCCTTTGAAGAATTTGCATATATGCCAACAATAGTTGCAGGAATAAATAAAGAAAGTGCTAAAAGAGCAAAAGAATTACTATCTATAGTATGTAAGGCTGAAGTTATAATAGCAAGTAATATAAAAATAGTTGAAACTGCAAAGGTATTTGAAAATGTTCAAAGGGATGTTAATATAGCAATGGTACAAGAGTTTGCAAGATTTACAGAAGCCCTTGGGATAGATATTTTTGAAGTTATAAATGTAGCAAACACTCATAAAAGGGTAAAGCTTTTAACTCCAGGTCCTGGTGTTGGTGGATACTGTATACCTAATGCATATCACTATCTTGAGCCAAAGGCAAAAGAGCTTAATATAAGTCTTGATCTTTTAAAATTATCAAGGGATAAAAATGCTAATTTGCCCAACATTATGGTAAGCATGCTGGAAGATAAATTATTAAGCATTGGTAAAAAGATAAAGGATTGCAAAATTGGGATACTTGGTATTGCTATGAAGGATTATTCAAATGATGACAGGATAAGTCCCCCAATTGAAATTATAAATATATTAAAACATAAAGGAGCATCTGTTTTTGCCTATGATCCAGTTGTTCCAACAGTTTATGATTTTAAGGTTGAAAAAATAGATGAGGCCTTGAAAAATGCTGATGCAGTGATGGTTCTTGCAAAACAAAAAGAATTTGACACAATTGACTTAGATTATCTATTAGAAAGCTTAAATAAAGGAACAATACTATTTGATACTAAAAACTTATTTGTGAGATATGCAGAGCAGCTAAATAATAATGGTATTTATGTGATGTCTATATAA
- a CDS encoding O-antigen ligase family protein: protein MFLKRLFNVIMYSFIIIVPIMPLKVKIKYFPMSADFILGSFAIALGVIYSLYIYNKDGKEVFDIFFDKRIKILNVLIILFVLLSLISVSYSVNKTVAITETFRFLEYVILFYLILIISDDRFIKIALLLFFLSMILANIYGVVQFALNLSNFRDAEQIYPLGRGRVFATFENPNYWGCAVNTVIFIPIIDMLESKKIKIIYNLLLFILFAFNLLMSFTRGSWVGFALGLILLFLLRYRKGLIALPFIGVLSLLVPLTRKRILSIFSFSSLTNNERLKLWKTGIIMFKEHFWTGVGNGNYLYRYTEYVKKYKELYLGRWKFSVHNSYIKMFAELGIFGGLIFIGIYLNLFYLVFDTYLKSEKYKLYALAALCFIVSYVFQNFFNNLMFIPQLNVFVWIIIALLYKGKYLEEQEDKNE, encoded by the coding sequence ATGTTTTTAAAAAGATTATTTAATGTTATAATGTATTCGTTTATTATAATTGTTCCTATAATGCCTCTAAAAGTTAAAATTAAATATTTCCCAATGTCTGCCGACTTTATTTTAGGAAGCTTTGCAATAGCATTAGGTGTTATTTATTCTTTATATATTTATAACAAAGATGGTAAAGAAGTATTTGATATTTTTTTCGATAAAAGGATAAAAATATTAAATGTATTGATAATACTCTTTGTTTTATTAAGCCTAATTTCTGTTAGCTACTCGGTAAATAAAACTGTAGCTATAACTGAAACTTTTAGATTTTTAGAATATGTTATTCTTTTTTATTTAATATTAATAATATCTGATGATAGATTTATAAAAATTGCTTTATTATTATTTTTTCTTTCAATGATACTTGCAAATATATATGGAGTGGTGCAGTTTGCATTGAATTTATCAAATTTTAGGGATGCAGAGCAAATTTATCCTTTAGGTAGAGGCAGAGTCTTTGCAACCTTTGAAAATCCAAACTACTGGGGCTGTGCAGTAAATACTGTTATATTTATTCCAATTATAGATATGCTTGAGAGCAAAAAGATAAAAATTATATATAACCTTTTGCTTTTTATTCTTTTTGCTTTTAACCTTTTGATGAGTTTTACAAGAGGCTCATGGGTAGGTTTTGCATTAGGGCTTATTCTTTTATTTTTATTAAGGTATAGAAAAGGTCTTATAGCTCTTCCTTTCATAGGAGTTTTATCTTTATTAGTTCCATTGACACGAAAAAGGATACTTTCAATATTTAGTTTTTCAAGCCTTACTAATAATGAAAGATTAAAGCTTTGGAAAACTGGAATAATAATGTTTAAAGAACATTTTTGGACAGGAGTTGGAAATGGGAACTATCTTTATAGATATACAGAATATGTAAAAAAATATAAAGAACTATACCTTGGAAGGTGGAAGTTTAGCGTTCATAATTCATATATAAAGATGTTTGCAGAGCTTGGCATATTTGGTGGGTTAATTTTTATTGGAATTTATTTAAATTTATTTTATCTTGTCTTTGATACCTATTTAAAAAGTGAAAAATATAAGCTTTATGCTTTAGCAGCTTTGTGTTTTATAGTTTCTTACGTTTTTCAAAATTTCTTTAACAATTTGATGTTTATACCTCAGCTAAATGTGTTTGTATGGATAATAATTGCTTTACTATATAAAGGTAAATATTTAGAAGAACAGGAGGATAAAAATGAATAA